A segment of the Methanobacterium sp. Maddingley MBC34 genome:
ATATTGCTTTTCTGTATTGCTTTCTAAAATAAAAAACCCCCTCTTCAATGTTTTTAATTGTAAAAAAAGAATAAACTAAAATAAATAAAGTAAAATAATTATCCCCATAGGGTAGTAATCATTATTATTTCTTTTGTATTATTATAATTCATGAAAATGTTTTAATCATGTGACCATACACAATTTTCCAGCCACCCAAAAAACGATAAGCATAATAAAAAGTTAGAGTAAGAATATTTTATTGTATTAAGTTTTTTATACTGAAGTTTTGTGATCCAATGATTGACACCCATTTAAAGATGCAACTGGAAAAGGCCACTGTGGACCTGGATAAAACCACCGATGTAGAGGGTATCCTTATCGTGGCCAGCGATGGGCGGATATTACACCACAACTTACGGGTTGATGTGGATATAAACCTTTTCGGCCCCATGTCCCAGGTTATTTCTAGTTCATCACTGAGGATGTTAAACTCATCAGGCCAGGGAGAAATGGAAAGAGTATTAGTAGAGTCTTCTGGAGGTAAAGCTCTTTTTTTAGGTTTGGAAAAGGTGCATTTAATCATTTTAATGCAGGGCTCAGCTAACGTTGGCATGGTGCTGGTAAATGCCAAAAGAGCATCACAAAAAATCCATGAAGCAACCCATGACCTTGAATTAGAAGTTCCAAAAGAAACAATTGTAGAAGAAATTCCAATTCCTGAAGAAGTGCCAGTTGAAGAAGTGCCAGTTGAAGAAGTGCCAGTTGAAGATATACCCACAACATCGGTTGCAACAGAGGAACCACTACTTGAAACAACTGCAACAAAAGAACTTCCAATTGAAACGTTTGCTGCAGATGAAAAACCAGTAGAAATAACAACAGAAGAAACTTTAAAAGACACGGAAATAATAGAAGAACCCGTTGTTGTAGAAGAACCAATTACAAAACCTTTTGAAGACTTACCTTCGCAAACTCCTTCAGAAACTAAAGAACCGGCCTTAGAACCTGTTTTGGAAAAAACTGAAAAAATAACTGCAGAACCCATTGCTGAGGTAAATAAACCTGCAGTTTCTGAAAAACCCCCATTAGGAATTGAAACTGAACTTGGAACTGATTTAAAAGCTGAAGTTGAAACTGAAGTCGAAGTTGCTGAAACTGATGTTGAAGAGGTAAAACCAATCATACCCACAGTCAGACCACCTATTTCATTCCCTTCACTACCAGAGAATGTTGAAGTCCCTGAAGATCCTGAAAAACGTTCTCAGCTCATATTAGACATTTATGAATCCATATTCCTGGCTATGTCCCTGGGAGCCGCCAAGATCATGGGAGTTGCTCCGGCCAGAGGACTCACCAAGCAATTCCTCCCCTTTGAAAAATGCAAAAGACTCCTGGAAAATGTGAATTTAAAGAGTAATGCCACCATTGACTTTGCCCAGATAAAGAAAAACGCAGAGGGAATCCCTCTCCCGGAGCGTGAAGAAATATTTATCCAGGATTTCAATCGCATGATAGAAGTCATAACAGAAAATTATGGAAGAGTAATGGGTTACGAGGCATTCCGAGCCATGGTAAGACCAGAATTCATGGAAATTAAAAAGTCCTACGGCGAAGCAATGGAAAAACTGAACATCAAAAAAAGCATGCACCCCGAAATTGCCCATTTATTCACATAAATATGCAAAATTTCTAATAAAACTCCAGATAGCCTATGGAATTCATATTTAAATCAAATTATCTTTTTTTTAAACCTATAAACTACCGATAACTAATTACAACATTTTTTAAAGATTTATATTAATCTTTTTAAAATAAAGTAAAATTTAACCATGAAATTTATAAATAAACGGATTATATTCAAATTTTTAAACCTTTTTAAAATACCAATTACATACCAATAATCATATTACATTCACAAAAATATTAGAAATAAAACGGTGATAATCATGAACGGACCATGGGTGGAGAAATATCGACCACAGACCCTGGATGAGGTTGTGGGTCAAGATCACATTATACAAAGACTTAAACAGTACATAAACGAGGCGAACATGCCCAATCTCATGTTCACCGGCCCGGCAGGAGTGGGGAAAACCACCACTGCCATTGCACTGGCTAAAGCCATGCTGGGGGAATACTGGAAACAGAACTTCCTGGAGTTAAATGCGTCTGATGCCAGGGGAATTGAGACTGTGCGTAAGGATATTAAAAGTTTCTGCCGGTTAAAGGCAATGGGTGCACCCTTCCGGATCATATTCTTGGATGAAGTGGATAACATGACCAAGGATGCCCAGCACGCACTGCGTCGAGAGATGGAAATGTACACTAAAACATCCTCATTCATCCTTTCCTGTAACTACTCCTCCAAGATCATCGATCCAATCCAATCTAGGTGTGCCATATTCAGATTCGCACCCATTAAGGGCCACCAGGTTATAAAGAGACTGGAAGTAATTGCCAAAGCAGAAAATGTTAATTACGCTCCAGGGACCCTGGAAAGCATTGTTTATTTTGCTGAAGGAGATATGCGTCGGGCAGTTAACATCCTGCAATCCACTGCATCCATGGGTGAGGAAGTAAACGAGGAAACTGTTCACGAAGTGGTTTCCAAAGCAAAACCTAAAGATGTGAGACGGATTGTTAACCTGGCACTTGATGGGGATTTCATGGGCGCCCGTGACCTTCTAAGGGAGGTTATGGTGGTTCAGGGAACCAGTGGTGAGGATATGGTGACCCAAGTTTATCAGGAAGTCTCCAAAATGG
Coding sequences within it:
- a CDS encoding hypothetical protein (PFAM: Roadblock/LC7 domain), whose amino-acid sequence is MIDTHLKMQLEKATVDLDKTTDVEGILIVASDGRILHHNLRVDVDINLFGPMSQVISSSSLRMLNSSGQGEMERVLVESSGGKALFLGLEKVHLIILMQGSANVGMVLVNAKRASQKIHEATHDLELEVPKETIVEEIPIPEEVPVEEVPVEEVPVEDIPTTSVATEEPLLETTATKELPIETFAADEKPVEITTEETLKDTEIIEEPVVVEEPITKPFEDLPSQTPSETKEPALEPVLEKTEKITAEPIAEVNKPAVSEKPPLGIETELGTDLKAEVETEVEVAETDVEEVKPIIPTVRPPISFPSLPENVEVPEDPEKRSQLILDIYESIFLAMSLGAAKIMGVAPARGLTKQFLPFEKCKRLLENVNLKSNATIDFAQIKKNAEGIPLPEREEIFIQDFNRMIEVITENYGRVMGYEAFRAMVRPEFMEIKKSYGEAMEKLNIKKSMHPEIAHLFT
- a CDS encoding DNA polymerase III, gamma/tau subunit (PFAM: ATPase family associated with various cellular activities (AAA); Replication factor C) gives rise to the protein MNGPWVEKYRPQTLDEVVGQDHIIQRLKQYINEANMPNLMFTGPAGVGKTTTAIALAKAMLGEYWKQNFLELNASDARGIETVRKDIKSFCRLKAMGAPFRIIFLDEVDNMTKDAQHALRREMEMYTKTSSFILSCNYSSKIIDPIQSRCAIFRFAPIKGHQVIKRLEVIAKAENVNYAPGTLESIVYFAEGDMRRAVNILQSTASMGEEVNEETVHEVVSKAKPKDVRRIVNLALDGDFMGARDLLREVMVVQGTSGEDMVTQVYQEVSKMAMDDLISSEDYIKLVEHIGEYDFRIREGANPRIQLEALLTKFLPKEKAD